A genomic stretch from Enterobacter dykesii includes:
- the rimK gene encoding 30S ribosomal protein S6--L-glutamate ligase, with protein MKIAILSRDGTLYSCKRLREAAAKRGHQVEILDPMSCYMNIDPAASSIHYKGRKLPHFDAVIPRIGSQITYYGTAALRQFEMLGSYPLNESVAISRARDKLRSLQLLARQGIDLPVTGIAHSPDDTSDLIDMVGGAPLVIKLVEGTQGIGVVLAETRQAAESVIDAFRGLNAHILVQEYIEEAKGRDIRCFVVGNEVVAAIERQAKEGDFRSNLHRGGVARVAGISDREREIAVKAAQTLGLDVAGVDLLRATRGPLVMEVNASPGLEGVEKTTGVDIAGKMIAWIERHATPGYCLKTGG; from the coding sequence GTGAAAATTGCCATATTGTCCCGGGATGGAACGCTCTATTCATGTAAGCGCCTGCGAGAAGCGGCGGCGAAACGCGGGCATCAGGTTGAGATCCTCGATCCGATGTCCTGCTATATGAACATTGACCCGGCTGCCTCGTCGATCCACTACAAAGGCCGCAAGCTGCCGCACTTTGATGCGGTGATCCCACGCATTGGCTCCCAGATCACCTATTACGGCACCGCCGCGCTGCGCCAGTTTGAGATGCTGGGCAGCTATCCGCTCAATGAATCCGTCGCCATTTCGCGCGCCCGCGACAAGCTGCGCTCGCTGCAGCTCCTCGCCCGTCAGGGGATCGATCTCCCGGTCACGGGTATTGCCCATTCACCTGACGACACCAGCGATCTTATCGACATGGTGGGCGGCGCGCCTTTGGTGATTAAGCTGGTGGAAGGCACGCAGGGCATTGGCGTGGTGCTGGCGGAAACGCGCCAGGCGGCGGAGAGCGTGATTGACGCCTTTCGGGGACTGAATGCTCATATTCTGGTGCAGGAGTACATCGAAGAGGCGAAAGGGCGCGATATTCGCTGCTTCGTGGTCGGCAATGAAGTGGTGGCGGCCATCGAGCGTCAGGCGAAAGAGGGCGACTTCCGCTCTAACCTTCACCGCGGCGGCGTGGCGCGGGTAGCCGGTATCAGCGATCGCGAACGGGAAATTGCCGTCAAAGCGGCGCAAACCCTGGGGCTGGACGTGGCGGGCGTAGATCTTCTGCGGGCGACGCGCGGGCCGCTGGTCATGGAGGTGAATGCCTCGCCGGGGCTGGAAGGCGTGGAAAAAACCACAGGTGTCGATATTGCGGGTAAAATGATCGCATGGATCGAGCGTCATGCCACGCCGGGCTACTGTCTGAAAACGGGTGGTTGA